From Anopheles funestus chromosome 3RL, idAnoFuneDA-416_04, whole genome shotgun sequence, a single genomic window includes:
- the LOC125767292 gene encoding uncharacterized protein LOC125767292 isoform X2 produces the protein MAKETVNCPRWRRCAQSTFNLQDIPGSYAVQCYQHYPAVEQATLYDFVILSDVANKWMKFVTFVTTDHKPIGVGKMYKVAIGTQTFLFVTVEHQQGQYLILQNSHKNDILNLRVEIRFTTVFCVPMQLEANDVVQKQLDSFSTVKANATGEMDSMINNTISNVQNAKQQRRDVFSSRKCGSELSFKLYSLYDSLLFQVIITMPCFGDKFRLDSQSAICFSSQNTIGVMIRYLLSLRLEHSLTNLAHILPHVER, from the exons ACATTCCTGGTTCTTACGCAGTACAATGTTATCAACATTATCCAGCTGTAGAACAAGCAACGTTGTACGATTTTGTGATATTGTCAGACGTGGCAAATAAG TGGATGAAGTTCGTCACTTTTGTTACTACGGATCACAAGCCTATAGGAGTTGGAAAAATGTACAAAGTTGCAATAG gtacacaaacatttcttttcgttACTGTCGAACATCAGCAAGGCCAATATCTTATTCTGCAAAATAGCCATAAAAACGACATACTAAACCTACGTGTTGAGATTCGTTTTACCAcagtgttttgtgtaccgatgcAGTTGGAAGCAAATGATGTAGTACAAAAACAATTGGATTCATTTTCAACGGTAAAAGCTAATGCGACTGGCGAAATGGACAGCATGATTAATAACACAATATCGAATGTGCAGAATGCAAAACAGCAACGTCGTGATGTCTTTTCATCTCGAAAATGCGGGAGTGAGTTAAGCTTCAAGCTATATTCTCTATACGACTCGTTGTTATTTCAGGTAATTATTACTATGCCCTGTTTTGGTGATAAATTCAGATTAGATTCCCAATCTGCaatctgtttttcttctcagAACACTATCGGAGTTATGATTCGATATTTGTTAAGTCTGCGCCTGGAACATTCCTTGACGAACCTGGCACACATTTTGCCGCATGTGGAAAGATAG